The window tttaaaaaagggaagatggaggatcctgggaactacaggccagtcagcctcacctcagtccctggaaaaatcatggagcaggtcctcaaagaatcaattctgaagcacttacatgagaggaaagtgatcaggaacagtcagcatggattcaccaagggaaggtcatgcctgactaatctagtcgccttttatgatgagattactggttctgtggatgaagggaaagcagtggatgtattatttcttgactttaacaaagcttttgacaccgtctcccacagtattcttgtcagcaagttaaagaagtatgggctgggtgaatgcactataaggtgggtagaaagttggctagattgtcgggctcaacgggtagtgatcaatggctccatgtctagttggcagccggtgtcaagtggagtgccccaggggtcggtcctggggccagttttgttcaatatcttcataaatgatctggaggatggtatggattgcactctcagcaaatttgcggatgatactaaactgggaggagtggtagatacgctggagggcagggataggatacagagggacctagacaaactggaggattgggccaaaagaaatctgatgaggttcaataaggataagtgcagggtcttgcacttaggacggaagaacccaatgcatagctacagactagggaccaaatggctaggcagcaattctgcggaaaaggacctaggggtgacagtggacgagaagctggatatgagtcagcagtgtgcccttgttgccaagaaggccaatggcattttgggatgtataagtaggggcatagtgagcagatagagggacgtgattgtccccctctattcgacattggtgaggcctcatctggagtactgtgtccagttttgggccccacactacaagaaggatgtggataaattggaaagagtccagcgaagggcaagaaaaatgattaggggtctggaacacatgacttatgaggagaggctgagggaactgggattgtttagtctgcagaagagaagaatgaggggggatttgatagctgctttcaactacctgagaggtggttccagagaggatggttctagactattctcagtggtagaagaggacaggacaaggagtaatggtctcaagttgcagtgggggaggtttaggttggatattaggaaaaactttttcactaggagggtggtgaaacactggaatgcgttacctagggaggtggtagaatctccttccttagaagtttttaaggtcaggcttgacaaagccctggctgggatgatttaattggggattggtcctgctttgagcaggggttggactagatgacctcctgaggtcccttccgaccctgatattctatgattctatttctgAGCCTCTAAATGCCAGATCGGTGCAAAATACACTATATTACCATTTCAACTACATGTGCAGTTTACACtgttgaatttggcccagtgcatCCCCAAAATAGTAGTATAAATTAAATATGCAATGATGGAAACTGATTAGGGGCATATGCCATAATGTGTATGATACAAAAAATTAGAAATATATATCTTCACGAGTACATTTATAGTATATATAATACAGATACATAATGCAAGCTCCTACAATTAGTATTCTGAATATTTCCTCTTTCCCTATATTTTTAGATGAATCATATACGTTTAGTTAGcataaaatgtaaataatttttcaCTGATCTTTTGCTTAAAAATACAGATGAATTCAATGTTATCCATATGCAAAAAGTCACCATTCCTGTGATTCAAAGTCACTGCATTAACAAGTTAACTGAAGTGTTTCTAAATCTCGGGAGCCATTTTGATGCAAGTAACTCTCCTAAAGCTCATGAAATTGGTCCATGGCCATGCCCAGGAGTTGGAAGCTCTGGGTTGTAATTCCTTACTCTGTCACAGACCTGTGAGAActtgggaaagccacttcacctctctctatatcatttagaaaatgtgGATAATACTCACCAACCTCACACTGGTTGTTAGATTGTAAAGCTTAATTCCTGTCTATGAAGTGTTTGGAGATGCTTGGATAGGTAGCACCGTAGAAGGTAATGCATTATTAGTAATATTTATTATAATTCCTCAGTAACAGGAGACACCAAATGAAAAACAGGCTATGAAAGGCATTTCCCATAGCTCCCTTCATTAAACAGTTAATGCCTGCAACATACCTGGCATTACATCAGAGAATTTTAAATATACAATCATTTTCTCTTATTCCCATCTGTTAGTTCACAATGACAATTGAACTACTATGTGAATAGGATTACCTGTAAACTAGTATATCATCAGAAGAGCTGTTATACTGAATCTGGTACATTCGTATTCCAGGAATATGATGCTGGGAAGGCCACTGTATGAGAGCAGAGGATGAGGTCAGCTCAGCAACCACAACCTTCTTCTCCTGCTGAGCTTTAGTTTCATTAGGGAAACTTGACTTAGCAGATATAAGAATGTCTGAAGGCCCAGACTCAGCATCTTTCTCACAGTTGGTACTGTTAGCAAGATGAGGATAAGGATTAACAACAAGTTCAACAGGAGCCGTAGATTCTCCTGCAGCATTTGATGCTATACAAGTAAATGTACCTTTTTCTGTCAAAGTAGTAGTTAAAATATCCAGAGTTCCATTCTCATAGGAAATTGTCCTAGATGTATTGGAGACCAACTTCCCCTCGGGGGAGATCCAGCGAACATAGGGATCCGGGTCACCGACCGCTTTGCACTTCAAAGAGACACTCTGTCCCTCCATAACCACGAGTTTTGGCGTTCGATGTGTTATCATTGGAGGTTCACAGACAAACTCCCCCTCTTTAATGGACCAAAAGTACTTGCCCATCAATTCCAGTGGTGAGGCACATGTTTCTAGATCATCTTCTCTGGTAAGGCGTCTCAACCACACTAATTCACAGTTGCAGTGTAGAGGATTCCCTCCAAAGCTAAGCACCAGAGAGGACAATGGAGACCCTTTAGATTTAGCATACACAGGGATTCTGGAGAACAGGGGGTCAGGgggaatttttttcaatttgttggATGTCATGTCTAATCGAGCAAGTTTGTGAAGGTTTGAGAAGATTCCTTCTGGAACAAACTCAATGAGGTTGTGATCCAAACTGATTGTATTGACATTAGAAAGCTTTCCAATTGTATCCCAAGGAATATTAACAAGATTATTATATGATAGATCCAGGTCCTCAAGTGTTTCAATAAAGTCATCTAAAGATCCAGGAGAAATATAATTCAATTGATTGTTACTGAGTATTAAGTGGCGAAGATTAATTAAACCTTTGAAATTATCCTCATTGATACAAGTCAGTCTGTTACTATCCAAATGTAATGCATGAAGGCCTTTAAGATCAAAAAACGCATAAGGCATGATTTGACTTATTGTATTTCTTGATAGTGTCAAGTGAATAAGATTTGTCATGTTTGCAAAATCCTTTCTTCTAAGTGTGGTGATGAAGTTATCCATTAATCTTAGTTCTGCTGTTCTCCTGTCAATGCTGGGGGGCACAAAGAGAAGCCCAGTCTTCGTACAGAGGATGGTGAAGGATGGAGACAGGTTTTGACACATACACCGTTTTGGACACATCATAGCCTTCACAGCAGTGCTAATAACCAATAGATAGATAGCCAGCCTTTCCATTGTAAGAAAGATAGCAAACCTAAAGGAGAAAACAAGAAATCCAGATAAAGCCATTTTAATAACAAAATTTTTGAAAGACCATTTATATCTAAACATTTGTTATAATTATGGCTCCTGAATAAATCAGACATGCAATTCTAGGCATTACTGAAATGACTTAATTGATAATGTAAGTCTGGGAATCTGCTGAGCTAAGCCATTAAAATTCTTAGCTCACTTGATCTGGTTATCTTATCATAAGAACTCATAGGCCTGATTGTAAAGCAAAAGTGCATTGCTCTCTGAGGTTAACAGAGGTGTGATAAGACTGTAGGGAGGTCTGCTATTTGTGGGGACTGATCTTGAGAATCAATTACCACTCCTCCAGGACTAGCTCTTCACGGACAAGCATTAATGATGGCTTTGGAGGTGACTTGTCCTGCCTTACAAGTTAGAAGGAAATGTTGGACAATGGTGGTACCAAGTGAGCTAAATACTAGGGAAAAAAAGAATTGAATGCTAGGGATTACATAGAATCTATTCATTTACAGGAACCTGAAGCATCCAGAGGTAAAAGTAATCTTTCTCTCCACACACTTTGTTTAGGAGACATTTTATGAGCAGCCCAaattaacattctttttcacattACATTTGATTTTAcgttcttccattttgttgcccatgtCTGTGAGTGATACAGCACGtaacacaatgaggccctgattctGACTGCAGCCTATGCATGTCCAACAATACCAGAATGTACAGTAACAGAAAAGTACAAATTACATACAATGGACTGCACATCCACTGTCATAAATAAAAATCCAACAGTAACCACTCATGGCAggcataatataaataatactcCTCAAACCACCTCTCCATTTCTTCCCTAAATGCCTGAGAAAAAGACAGGCTTTGTTCAGcaggttaagaacataagaatggctacactgggtcagatcaatggtccatctacccaaTATTgtgtcttctgacagttgccaatgccaggtgcttcagaggcaacGAAAAGAATAAGGctattattgagtgatccatcccctgtagtccagtcccagcttctgccagttTGACATTTAGGGAGCATCCAAACAACCATttaggctaatagccattgatggacctatcctccatgatcttacctatttttttttttaacccagttatacttttggccttcacaacatcccctggcaatgagttccacaggttgactgtgtgttgtgtgaagaagtacttccttatgtttgttttaaaactgcttgcTTATTAATTTCAAcaggtgacccctcgttcttgtgctatgtgaaggggtaaataacactttcctattcactttctctacaccattcatgattttatagtcctctatcatattcccccttagtcatctcttttctaagaaaatctctcctcatatgacaggtttcacagtagcagccgtgttagtctgtattcgcaaaaagaaaaggagtacttgtggcaccttagagactggaaattggttagtctctaaggtgccacaagtactccttttctcctcatatggaagctgttccatcccctaatcatttttgttgcccttcctgGTCTCTTttccagaactacatgcagtattcaaggtgtgggagtaccatggaatTATGcagtggcattatgacattttctgccTTATTACCTCTCTctgtcctaatggttcctaacattctgttagcttttttgactgctgctgcatattgagtgggtgttttcagagaactgtccatgatgactctaagatttctttcttgagtgtaacagctaatttagactccatcatgtggtatatatagttgggattatgttttccaatgtgcattactttgcacttatcaacattgaatttcatctgccattttgttgcccagtcacccagtttagtgagatccctttttaTCTCCTTGCAGTCAGCCTTGGACTTAAATATCTtgcataattttgtattgtctgcaaactttgccacctcactatttatctcctcttccagatcatttatgaatacctTCAATAACACTGGCTCCAATATTTACTTCTTCCCATCGTGAAAACTGGctatttattccttccctttgcttcctatATTTTATCCAGTTATTGATCCATAGAAGtccttccctcttttcccatgactgcttattttatttaagagcctttggtgtgggactcTGTTAaggactttctgaaagtccaagtacactatatcttgtccacatgcttgttgacactctcaaagaactctaatagtttggtgagacatgatttccctttacaaaagccgtgttgacacTTCCCCATCATTTCATGTTTCTCTatgtgtctggtttcagagtaacagccgtgttagtctgtactcgcaaaaagaaaaggagtacttgtggcaccttagagactaaccaatttatttgagcatgagctttcgtgagctacagctcacttcattggatgcataccgtggatgcatccgatgaagtgggctatagctcacgaaagctcatgctcaaataaattggttagtctctaaggtgccacaagtactccttttctctgtgtctgataattctgttcttcactatagtttcaatccatttgcctggtactgaagttaggtttattAGCCTGTAATTGGCAGGATCACCTCTTGAGCCTTTtataaaaatcagtgttacattagctatcctccagtcatccgGTGTAGAGACTGATTTAAGCTACTGGTTACATgccacagttagtagtcctggaatttcatatttgagttccttcagaactcttgggtgactctcatctggtcctggtgacttattattgtttaatttatcagtttgttccaaaacgtCTTCTATTGTCACCTcagtttgggacagttcctcagagctgtcacctaaaaaaaaaaaggttcaggTGTGTGACTCTCCCTCATACCctcagcagtgaagactgatgcaaagaattaatttagcttctctgcaatggagCGCCTCACTGTTTGCCAGGCTTTTCCTTGAGCGCCTCGCTAGCACCTAGATCATCCAGTGGCCAccctgactgtttggcaggcttcctgcttctgatgtacttaaaaattcttttgctgttattttttgtgtcttttgctagttactcttcaaattcttttttggcctgcctaattatacttttacactagacttgccagagtttatgttcccttctattttcctcagtaggattttacttccaattcttaaaggatgcctttttgcctctagctACTGTGGTTAGATATTGATAGATGtctggctgcgtgtgtgtgtgcctTCTGTGTATTGCCCCTGCCTTGTGCAGACAGCGGGCACGGCAGACCTTGAGcaaactgcccaatgaccacaagatctgttaaggaacgaaggcacccagccaggtttattgtcaacgaagCATGGTACTAGTATCCCGCAGACTCTGCCAGACCGGTAATACATGTATGGctgtaacaatggaccagctcaatGAACTGCGGGACTTTCCGCTACACacagatactccctctgagatgtCTTTACACcccgatacaaacaagttagtactgcccctCAGACATAGTTAGTTATCGCCCCCTG is drawn from Eretmochelys imbricata isolate rEreImb1 chromosome 23, rEreImb1.hap1, whole genome shotgun sequence and contains these coding sequences:
- the LOC144279092 gene encoding leucine-rich repeat and fibronectin type III domain-containing protein 1-like protein, translating into MERLAIYLLVISTAVKAMMCPKRCMCQNLSPSFTILCTKTGLLFVPPSIDRRTAELRLMDNFITTLRRKDFANMTNLIHLTLSRNTISQIMPYAFFDLKGLHALHLDSNRLTCINEDNFKGLINLRHLILSNNQLNYISPGSLDDFIETLEDLDLSYNNLVNIPWDTIGKLSNVNTISLDHNLIEFVPEGIFSNLHKLARLDMTSNKLKKIPPDPLFSRIPVYAKSKGSPLSSLVLSFGGNPLHCNCELVWLRRLTREDDLETCASPLELMGKYFWSIKEGEFVCEPPMITHRTPKLVVMEGQSVSLKCKAVGDPDPYVRWISPEGKLVSNTSRTISYENGTLDILTTTLTEKGTFTCIASNAAGESTAPVELVVNPYPHLANSTNCEKDAESGPSDILISAKSSFPNETKAQQEKKVVVAELTSSSALIQWPSQHHIPGIRMYQIQYNSSSDDILVYRMIPAISKSFFLTDLVAGREYDLCVLAVYDDGLTSLTATKVIGCVQFTTQEEYKQCRSLHAQFLGGTMIIIIGGIIVASVLVFIFILLMKYKVYNNHHKNKNTKVNNVCSQTNGSQSGSMARSASKLTERRESLHQECSGTSIKGKTVVDLDCERVTLTDTTFLTTEALSQ